One Chryseobacterium indoltheticum DNA segment encodes these proteins:
- a CDS encoding LptA/OstA family protein, which translates to MKRLFTISGIFTLLLFSQNTFAQEVQSELTMTYKGDNIKKNTQERTIILNGNVMLKTKNISLVNAEKVTIDEKNNTVTIYNPKDFKLLYAKTISKKGESNKNIIVYNTKEESITFQ; encoded by the coding sequence ACAATCTCAGGAATTTTCACACTCCTTTTGTTTTCTCAAAATACTTTTGCGCAGGAAGTACAATCTGAACTTACAATGACCTATAAAGGAGATAACATCAAAAAAAATACTCAAGAACGCACAATTATTCTAAACGGAAATGTAATGTTAAAAACAAAAAACATTTCTTTGGTAAATGCTGAAAAAGTAACGATAGACGAGAAAAACAATACGGTTACCATTTACAATCCAAAAGATTTTAAACTACTTTATGCGAAAACGATATCAAAAAAAGGAGAAAGCAACAAAAATATAATCGTATATAATACCAAAGAAGAAAGTATCACCTTTCAATAA
- a CDS encoding GLPGLI family protein: MKIKLSLLLLMMTALYFAQSNQFIYEYTFKIDSLNRDKSDTENMVLQTTPKGSKFYSQVKAVYDSTMTAAFKDARTTQKVHFDFTSLKQAKVNTEVIKTYPDYKRTLKKEISSNDLLINNDKKLDWKISNEKSKVLGYDVQKATTTLYGRKWNVWFAPEIPIQDGPHEFCGLPGLIVKAEDAKGDHSFTLIGTRKIEVSPDEILNKKAREIVINEEKFRKLWSDYKKDPAKNLRQTSGSTSISAPVSVSASITFDGKTYSQDEMLKLIEKERKEELQKNNNFLELDLYR; the protein is encoded by the coding sequence ATGAAAATAAAATTATCTCTTCTGTTATTAATGATGACAGCCTTATATTTCGCACAATCTAACCAGTTCATTTACGAATACACTTTCAAAATAGATTCACTGAACCGCGATAAATCAGATACTGAAAACATGGTTTTGCAGACTACACCTAAAGGATCGAAATTTTACAGTCAGGTAAAAGCTGTTTATGATTCTACCATGACTGCAGCATTTAAAGATGCACGGACAACGCAGAAGGTGCATTTTGATTTTACGAGTTTGAAGCAAGCTAAAGTAAATACAGAAGTTATAAAAACATATCCTGATTATAAGCGTACTTTGAAAAAAGAAATTAGTTCAAACGACTTATTGATTAATAATGATAAAAAACTTGATTGGAAAATAAGCAACGAAAAATCTAAGGTTTTAGGATATGATGTTCAAAAAGCGACAACAACTTTGTATGGAAGAAAATGGAATGTTTGGTTTGCTCCCGAAATCCCAATTCAGGACGGTCCGCACGAATTTTGTGGTCTTCCGGGTTTAATTGTAAAAGCCGAAGATGCTAAAGGTGACCATAGTTTTACACTTATTGGAACAAGAAAAATAGAAGTGAGTCCGGATGAAATTTTAAATAAAAAAGCAAGGGAAATAGTCATCAACGAAGAAAAATTCAGAAAACTTTGGAGTGATTACAAAAAAGATCCTGCAAAAAATCTGCGACAAACTTCAGGTTCCACAAGTATTTCAGCCCCTGTATCCGTTTCAGCATCAATTACTTTCGATGGTAAAACATATTCTCAGGATGAGATGCTAAAATTAATTGAAAAAGAAAGAAAAGAAGAACTTCAAAAAAACAACAATTTCCTAGAACTCGATTTATACAGATAA